Proteins encoded together in one Musa acuminata AAA Group cultivar baxijiao chromosome BXJ3-6, Cavendish_Baxijiao_AAA, whole genome shotgun sequence window:
- the LOC135641278 gene encoding DNA excision repair protein ERCC-1-like isoform X1, with product METTSGERRREEGSSRSLPTQRNDDDTEKRGGLIKIPSYQEVLGTANSSSPKPHNPYPSFSQVFSIKSSEFYTPPLPSLPPPTSSAVDPPLSSTPPFSSSSAAASSSYSSGSASGQNRNAILVSHRQKGNPLLKHLRNARWTFADVVCDYLLGQSSCALYISLRYHLLHPDYLYYRIRELQRNFKLRVVLCHVDVEDVAKPLLEVTRTTMLHDCTLLCGWSFEECGRYLETLKVYENKPSDSIREQMHSDYLSRLTHALTSIRHVNKTDVVTLGSTFGSLSHIMDASMEDLARCPGIGERKVKRLYDTFHEPFRHVSGQPTTVVPETPIRDKNDEPTTSTHNAVEPEGQRPTASKPQKDTNLSVRSALTAAFAKYPKRVRKQDTKSTLLEQGKYSSTEASKDGED from the exons ATGGAGACCACCAGCGGCGAAAGGCGCCGAGAAGAGGGCTCATCGAGATCCCTTCCTACCCAGAGGAACGACGACGACACCGAGAAGAGGGGAGGGCTCATCAAGATCCCTTCCTACCAAGAGGTCTTGGGGACCGCAAACTCCTCCTCCCCTAAACCTCACAACCCTTACCCTTCCTTCTCCCAAGTCTTCTCTATCAAATCATCGGAGTTCTACACGCCGCCGCTCCCTTCTCTTCCACCTCCTACGTCCAGTGCCGTTGACCCCCCTCTTTCATCAACGCCGCCATTTTCGTCCTCTTCTGCCGCTGCTTCGTCTTCCTATTCCTCGGGGAGCGCGTCGGGTCAGAACCGTAATGCTATCCTTGTAAGCCACCGGCAG AAGGGGAATCCGTTGCTCAAGCATCTTAGGAACGCAAGATGGACGTTTGCGGACGTTGTGTGCGACTACTTGCTGGGCCAGAGTTCTTGTGCTCTTTATATAAG TCTCCGCTATCATTTGCTCCATCCAGACTACTTATACTATCGAATAAGAGAATTGCAAAGGAACTTTAAGCTGCGTGTTGTCTTGTGTCATGTTGATGTG GAAGATGTGGCCAAACCTTTGCTTGAAGTCACAAGGACAACAATGCTTCATGACTGCACACTACTCTGTGGATGGAG CTTTGAAGAATGTGGTCGGTACTTGGAAACGTTAAAAGTCTATGAAAACAAACCCTCTGACAGCATCCGAGAGCAAATGCACAGCGACTATCTTTCACGG TTAACTCATGCACTTACAAGCATTCGACATGTTAACAAGACTGACGTGGTAACACTTGGTTCAACTTTTGGG TCCCTTTCGCATATTATGGATGCTTCCATGGAAGACTTAGCTCGTTGCCCTGGCATTGGTGAACGCAAG GTGAAGCGCTTGTATGATACTTTTCATGAACCTTTCAGACATGTCTCCGGTCAGCCTACTACTGTTGTTCCCGAAACCCCCATCAGGGATAAAAATGATGAACCTACTACTTCCACTCATAATGCGGTTGAACCGGAGGGGCAAAGGCCAACTGCATCTAAACCTCAAAAAGATACTAATCTTAGCGTTAGATCAGCCCTGACTGCTGCCTTTGCCAAGTATCCCAAAAGGGTCCGGAAACAGGATACAAAAAGCACCTTGCTAGAACAAGGAAAATACAGCAGTACGGAGGCCTCAAAAGATGGAGAAGACTGA
- the LOC135641278 gene encoding DNA excision repair protein ERCC-1-like isoform X2, translating into METTSGERRREEGSSRSLPTQRNDDDTEKRGGLIKIPSYQEVLGTANSSSPKPHNPYPSFSQVFSIKSSEFYTPPLPSLPPPTSSAVDPPLSSTPPFSSSSAAASSSYSSGSASGQNRNAILVSHRQKGNPLLKHLRNARWTFADVVCDYLLGQSSCALYISLRYHLLHPDYLYYRIRELQRNFKLRVVLCHVDVEDVAKPLLEVTRTTMLHDCTLLCGWSFEECGRYLETLKVYENKPSDSIREQMHSDYLSRLTHALTSIRHVNKTDVVTLGSTFGSLSHIMDASMEDLARCPGIGERKVLHLW; encoded by the exons ATGGAGACCACCAGCGGCGAAAGGCGCCGAGAAGAGGGCTCATCGAGATCCCTTCCTACCCAGAGGAACGACGACGACACCGAGAAGAGGGGAGGGCTCATCAAGATCCCTTCCTACCAAGAGGTCTTGGGGACCGCAAACTCCTCCTCCCCTAAACCTCACAACCCTTACCCTTCCTTCTCCCAAGTCTTCTCTATCAAATCATCGGAGTTCTACACGCCGCCGCTCCCTTCTCTTCCACCTCCTACGTCCAGTGCCGTTGACCCCCCTCTTTCATCAACGCCGCCATTTTCGTCCTCTTCTGCCGCTGCTTCGTCTTCCTATTCCTCGGGGAGCGCGTCGGGTCAGAACCGTAATGCTATCCTTGTAAGCCACCGGCAG AAGGGGAATCCGTTGCTCAAGCATCTTAGGAACGCAAGATGGACGTTTGCGGACGTTGTGTGCGACTACTTGCTGGGCCAGAGTTCTTGTGCTCTTTATATAAG TCTCCGCTATCATTTGCTCCATCCAGACTACTTATACTATCGAATAAGAGAATTGCAAAGGAACTTTAAGCTGCGTGTTGTCTTGTGTCATGTTGATGTG GAAGATGTGGCCAAACCTTTGCTTGAAGTCACAAGGACAACAATGCTTCATGACTGCACACTACTCTGTGGATGGAG CTTTGAAGAATGTGGTCGGTACTTGGAAACGTTAAAAGTCTATGAAAACAAACCCTCTGACAGCATCCGAGAGCAAATGCACAGCGACTATCTTTCACGG TTAACTCATGCACTTACAAGCATTCGACATGTTAACAAGACTGACGTGGTAACACTTGGTTCAACTTTTGGG TCCCTTTCGCATATTATGGATGCTTCCATGGAAGACTTAGCTCGTTGCCCTGGCATTGGTGAACGCAAGGTACTTCATCTTTG GTGA
- the LOC135582642 gene encoding patatin-like protein 2, translating to MEKSKSIGQIQAPTYGNLITILSIDGGGIKGIIPATILAFLESELQKLDGEDARLADYFDAMAGTSTGGLVTAMLTAPNMQNRPLYAAKDIKEFYLNHSPKIFPQSSWPFNTAAKVIRAIIGPRYDGKYLHELIRRNLGETRLHQTLTNVVIPTFDIKRLQPTIFSSYKVKNNPLLDARLSDICIGTSAAPTYLPAYDFQTEDSQGNTREFNLIDGGLAANNPALVAMGEITKEIFEENQDFFPIKPMDYHRFLVISLGTGSSKEERYSANHAKRWGVLGWLLSNGSTPLVDAFMQASADMVDIHISEAFQALHSGKNYLRIEDDALSGILASVDTSTKENLENLVKVGEMLLKKPVSRVNLETGHVEPVSEGEGTNEEALIRLAKLLSDERRLREMRSPHSKSSLTGK from the exons ATGGAGAAATCAAAGTCCATCGGACAGATCCAAGCACCAACATATGGTAACTTGATCACCATTCTCAGCATTGATGGTGGAGGGATCAAAGGAATTATCCCTGCAACTATTTTAGCCTTTCTGGAATCAGAACTTCAG AAACTGGATGGTGAAGATGCTCGACTTGCAGATTACTTTGATGCCATGGCGGGGACGAGCACCGGTGGTCTGGTAACTGCAATGCTGACTGCACCTAACATGCAAAACCGACCTCTTTATGCTGCAAAGGACATCAAAGAGTTTTACCTGAATCATTCCCCCAAGATCTTCCCACAGTCCAG CTGGCCATTTAACACAGCTGCGAAAGTTATTCGAGCTATAATTGGACCGAGGTATGATGGGAAGTATCTTCATGAGCTTATCAGGAGAAACTTAGGGGAGACACGGCTGCATCAGACATTGACCAATGTGGTCATCCCAACTTTCGATATCAAGAGGCTCCAGCCGACCATCTTCTCATCATACAAG GTAAAGAACAACCCATTACTTGATGCTCGGCTTTCCGATATCTGCATCGGCACCTCTGCAGCTCCAACTTACCTTCCAGCATACGACTTCCAAACTGAAGACTCCCAAGGCAATACAAGAGAGTTTAATCTTATCGATGGAGGATTAGCAGCAAATAATCCG GCTTTGGTTGCAATGGGAGAAATAACCAAAGAGATCTTTGAAGAAAACCAAGATTTCTTCCCTATAAAACCAATGGACTACCACCGCTTCTTGGTTATCTCACTTGGCACCGGCTCATCCAAGGAAGAAAGGTACAGTGCCAACCATGCAAAGAGATGGGGAGTATTGGGTTGGCTGCTCAGTAATGGTTCCACTCCATTGGTAGATGCATTCATGCAAGCAAGTGCAGACATGGTggatatccacatctctgaagctTTCCAAGCATTGCATTCCGGGAAAAATTACCTCCGAATTGAG GATGATGCTTTGAGCGGAATACTAGCATCAGTAGATACGTCCACCAAGGAGAACCTGGAGAACCTTGTCAAGGTTGGAGAAATGCTACTGAAGAAACCGGTCTCAAGAGTCAATTTGGAGACTGGTCATGTTGAGCCTGTGAGTGAGGGAGAAGGAACTAATGAGGAAGCTTTGATAAG GCTTGCCAAACTACTGTCTGATGAAAGAAGGCTCCGTGAGATGCGATCTCCGCATTCTAAATCGTCGCTAACTGGGAAGTGA
- the LOC103970988 gene encoding receptor-like protein kinase, with protein MGSHHWHFVLVLAFFPLYNALNDDGETLMTLCKSLILPSSVNTTWNSSDPNPCKWVGIRCDRSGFVVSVELPESGISGSLGKEIGLLSRLRKLDLGINKLSGIIPSELGNCSLLEHLDLAVNLLSDEIPETLQNLNKLSYLSLFENFLSGNIPNQLFWGLNLQTIFLNDNNLTGSIPSIGRNMSRIKSLWLSQNHLSGPLPDSVGNFSKLEELYLFDNQLSGPLPRTLSDIRGLRYVDVNINNFVGRIPFGYNSCKLEELILTYNQFEGEIPAAIGNCSNLSIFDAVNNSLSGKIPSALGSLTKVEKLYLSANSLSGLIPSEIGQCTSLIELELYSNQLKGVIPSQLGNLRNLKKLYLFDNNLIGEVPMDIWKIPNLTSILIYNNNISGELPSEICELNRLRNISLYNNQFTGVIPQCLGINSSLVQIDFTNSGFVGGFPPNICFGNQLVVLNLGSNLLNGTMPPGIGNCSSLRRLILRDNRLSGPIPEFIVISSLSYMDLSLNRLNGHIPASLANCMNLTMINLSKNKLDGPIPQEIGNLLNLHVLNLSNNNLYGPLSPQISQCSKLYLLDLGFNSLNGMIPSSLTNLTHLSRLILQGNQFSGGIPNFLSEFSGLFELQLGGNKLGGGIPSSLGSLQILEIALNLSDNGLTGQIPGELGNLKMLHSLDISLNNLTGSLMPLSDLRSLTYVDVSYNNLAGPVPNNWLKLLELSPSSFMGNPELCISCQAADSTCTNVTSILKPCAASNNSKGLGKIAIVIIVLGSSLVCASVILLLGFILLKCTRRLEDEGPSLHEGSSFLLNQVIEATENLDKRHEIGRGAHGIVYKAVLNTGKLYAIKKLVFVGQKASNTSMIREIQTIGKIRHRNLVKLEKFWLKKDYGLILYEYMENGSLHDVLHELNPAPVLEWKVRYKIALGIAQGLVYLHDDCSPAIIHRDIKPKNILLDTDMEPHISDFGIAKLLDENSSSSQSTAIMGTVGYISPETAYTTRKSKESDVYSYGVVLLELLTRKKALDPSFPENMDIVNWVTSTLDGNGEIGPVVDQDLMNQVMGTWELEEVHKVLFLAMRCTAKEASRRPSMQNVVRELIDIKSKLVGTKKKPEDI; from the exons ATGGGGTCTCATCATTGGCATTTTGTGTTGGTCTTGGCTTTCTTTCCACTATACAATGCTTTGAACGATGATGGAGAGACCCTGATGACCCTTTGCAAGAGCTTAATATTGCCCTCATCGGTTAACACCACTTGGAATTCTTCAGACCCAAATCCCTGCAAATGGGTGGGAATCCGTTGCGACAGGAGTGGATTTGTGGTCTCGGTTGAGCTTCCTGAGAGTGGAATTTCTGGTTCACTGGGGAAAGAAATTGGGTTGCTGAGTCGCCTGAGGAAACTTGATCTCGGCATCAACAAGCTTTCTGGAATTATCCCATCGGAATTAGGCAATTGCAGCCTTCTTGAGCACTTGGACCTCGCAGTCAACTTACTTTCGGATGAGATACCAGAAACCCTCCAGAACCTCAACAAGTTGTCCTACTTGTCACTTTTCGAAAATTTTCTGAGTGGAAATATACCAAATCAATTGTTTTGGGGTCTGAATCTTCAGACAATCTTCCTTAATGATAACAATCTCACTGGCTCGATCCCTTCTATCGGTAGAAATATGAGCAGGATTAAGTCTCTGTGGCTTAGCCAAAATCATTTGTCAGGCCCTTTGCCTGATTCGGTTGGGAACTTTAGCAAGTTAGAGGAGCTCTATCTGTTTGATAACCAGTTGAGTGGACCTCTTCCGAGGACTCTAAGTGACATCAGAGGACTTAGATATGTGGATGTTAACATAAATAATTTTGTAGGAAGAATCCCTTTTGGTTACAACAGTTGCAAGCTGGAGGAATTAATATTGACATATAACCAATTTGAAGGTGAAATTCCAGCAGCAATTGGTAACTGTAGCAATTTGAGCATTTTTGATGCTGTTAACAATAGCTTGTCTGGGAAAATACCATCTGCGCTTGGCTCTTTGACAAAGGTTGAGAAGCTTTACCTATCTGCTAATTCTTTGTCGGGGCTTATTCCTTCTGAGATTGGGCAATGCACATCTTTGATTGAATTGGAGCTGTACTCGAACCAGCTAAAAGGAGTTATTCCAAGTCAATTGGGTAATCTGAGAAATCTGAAAAAGCTTTATCTTTTCGATAATAATCTGATTGGAGAGGTACCGATGGACATCTGGAAAATTCCAAATCTCACATCAATTCTTATTTACAATAACAATATCTCTGGAGAGCTACCTTCTGAGATCTGTGAGTTAAATAGATTGAGGAACATTTCTCTTTACAATAATCAGTTCACTGGAGTCATACCTCAGTGTTTGGGAATCAACAGTAGCCTAGTGCAAATTGACTTTACAAATAGTGGCTTTGTTGGTGGCTTCCCACCAAATATCTGTTTCGGAAATCAGTTAGTAGTGTTGAATTTGGGTTCTAATCTGCTTAATGGGACAATGCCTCCGGGAATTGGGAACTGTTCAAGTTTGCGAAGGTTGATCCTTCGTGATAACAGACTTAGCGGTCCGATCCCAGAATTCATAGTGATATCAAGTTTGTCATACATGGATTTAAGTTTGAACAGATTGAATGGACATATTCCAGCAAGTTTAGCAAATTGTATGAATCTCACCATGATAAACCTGTCAAAGAACAAGCTTGATGGGCCGATACCTCAAGAAATAGGAAATCTATTGAACCTACATGTCCTGAATCTGTCTAACAACAATTTGTATGGTCCACTATCTCCACAGATTTCACAATGTAGTAAGTTATATTTGCTGGACTTGGGGTTCAACTCTTTAAATGGCATGATTCCATCAAGCCTAACAAACTTAACACACCTCTCCCGGTTGATACTGCAAGGTAATCAATTTAGTGGTGGTATTCCAAATTTCCTGTCAGAATTTAGTGGATTGTTTGAACTGCAGCTTGGAGGAAACAAGTTGGGAGGTGGTATTCCTTCATCATTGGGTTCATTGCAAAtcttggagatagctttgaatctCAGTGACAATGGACTTACAGGACAGATTCCAGGAGAATTAGGGAATCTGAAAATGCTACACAGCTTGGATATATCTCTCAACAACCTGACAGGAAGTCTGATGCCTTTGAGTGATCTCCGTTCGCTAACTTATGTCGATGTTTCATATAACAATCTCGCTGGTCCAGTGCCAAATAATTGGCTTAAGCTTTTGGAACTTTCACCAAGCTCATTTATGGGCAATCCTGAATTATGCATCTCTTGTCAGGCAGCTGATTCAACTTGCACGAATGTTACTTCTATATTGAAGCCATGTGCAGCATCAAATAATTCAAAAGGCTTAGGCAAGATTGCGATTGTAATTATAGTTCTTGGTTCATCCTTGGTGTGTGCATCGGTCATTCTTCTTTTGGGATTTATACTTCTTAAGTGTACAAGAAGATTGGAGGATGAAGGTCCATCCTTACATGAAGGTTCCTCTTTTCTTCTGAACCAAGTGATTGAAGCCACTGAGAACTTAGACAAGAGACATGAAATAGGGAGAGGAGCTCATGGGATAGTCTACAAGGCAGTGCTCAACACAGGGAAATTATATGCTATAAAGAAGCTTGTTTTTGTAGGCCAGAAGGCATCAAACACAAGCATGATAAGAGAAATTCAAACAATCGGAAAAATCAGGCACCGAAATCTAGTGAAATTGGAGAAATTTTGGTTGAAAAAAGATTATGGGTTAATATTGTACGAGTACATGGAAAATGGCAGCCTCCatgatgttctgcatgagctcaaCCCTGCACCAGTCTTGGAGTGGAAGGTGCGGTATAAGATAGCTCTTGGAATTGCCCAGGGGCTGGTTTATCTTCATGATGACTGTAGTCCAGCTATTATTCATCGTGATATTAAACCTAAAAACATATTGTTGGACACTGATATGGAGCCACATATCTCGGATTTCGGAATTGCTAAGCTTCTTGATGAAAATTCTTCATCATCTCAGTCAACTGCTATTATGGGCACCGTTGGTTATATTTCTCCAG AGACTGCATACACAACCAGAAAGAGCAAGGAGTCAGATGTATATAGCTATGGAGTAGTTCTACTAGAGCTTCTTACCAGAAAAAAGGCCTTGGATCCTTCATTTCCCGAAAACATGGACATAGTGAATTGGGTGACTTCAACATTGGATGGGAATGGTGAAATTGGACCAGTTGTGGATCAAGATCTCATGAATCAAGTTATGGGAACTTGGGAGTTAGAAGAAGTGCACAAGGTGCTTTTTCTGGCCATGAGATGCACAGCAAAGGAGGCAAGTAGGAGGCCTTCTATGCAGAATGTTGTCAGAGAGTTAATAGATATCAAGTCGAAACTTGTCGGTACAAAAAAAAAACCTGAAGATATCTAG
- the LOC135641806 gene encoding uncharacterized protein LOC135641806, translated as MASTVAGSAAAVPIRGTVSATGSIGRRALLRPAGSRSLRFALSKRVDVELYRPVLHPQSSLRRLTRVISGEAEGNPSTEDTMLDEQTLQQDLEVAIKDEDYARAAQIRDRLRILHEDSKASVLSANARFYHAFKNGDLAAMHSIWAKGEHVYVIHPGAGTISGYEMVMGSWEIVCNADYEFPLQIDLKNVEVHVRGNVGYVSCMEVVKTKGSSWGKQVATNVFERINGQWFICIHHASHIDE; from the exons ATGGCGTCGACGGTGGCTGGGTCTGCCGCCGCCGTTCCGATCCGGGGAACGGTCTCCGCCACCGGCTCCATCGGTCGCCGCGCCCTCCTGCGTCCTGCGGGGAGCCGCAGCCTCCGCTTCGCCCTCTCCAAACGGGTCGACGTCGAGCTCTACCGCCCTG TGCTTCATCCTCAGAGCTCGCTGCGGAGGTTGACCAGGGTAATAAGTGGAGAGGCAGAGGGAAACCCAAGCACTGAGGATACTATGTTGGATGAGCAAACACTGCAACAGGATCTAGAGGTTGCCATTAAAGACGAGGACTATGCTCGTGCTGCTCAGATCAGAGATCGTCTTCGTATTCTCCACGAGGACAGCAAGGCTTCTGTTCTCTCCGCTAATGCCCGATTCTACCATGCTTTCAAGAATGGAGATCTTGCTGCTATGCACTCAATTTGGGCTAAAGGGGAGCATGTGTATGTTATACATCCTGGTGCAGGCACTATATCTGGCTATGAGATGGTCATGGGAAGCTGGGAAATCGTGTGCAATGCTGATTATGAGTTCCCTCTCCAAATCGATCTGAAGAATGTTGAGGTCCATGTGAGAGGCAATGTTGGGTATGTATCTTGCATGGAGGTGGTCAAGACAAAAGGCAGCAGTTGGGGTAAACAAGTAGCAACAAACGTGTTTGAGAGGATCAATGGACAATGGTTTATATGCATTCACCACGCATCACATATCGATGAATGA